The nucleotide sequence TGTGAATAAGGGAAGGTATCAATACGTAGCTTCCTGGCCTATTTGTGTCTAACTAGGAGAGCTGAAGGGATTGCAGCCCCCATTAGCAGTGTGTGCTTCAACTTCAGACATACAGGCAAAGCTGACCACTGATTGCACTGGCAGAAAGCAGCAAGCTAGGTGAGGGAGGCTGCAAAGTGATGCTGTGGCCTGGGCAAGCTTGGGAGGAGGATGTAGGGCGAAGCATCTTCTCGGAAGATCTGAGTAGTTTTGGGCTGTTAACATCCTCGGTGTAACTTGGTCCAGTGCAACAGGGCTAAGAAATTTATCCTTGTACATAAAGGAACAAGTGTTCATTTCTGAAGATTGTCAGAAGACTGTTAGTTCTTTGCTGGTTTTAAAAACCTTGTGCAGTCTGGGAGATTCCTTTTTGAGGGGGTGGGGGCAggttgtttgggttttttttaagttgatttGAAACAAATGGTTATGAGGGTACTAACTGTTCTTGCTCTGGATCCTGGATTTGATTTCATATTGATGCCAGTGCTTGGATACTTTGCTTGCTTCGTATCAGATTGCAAGGTTCTCCTTTGAACTGCTTGGGGGTAAAGTGAGAAAAGCTGGTGAAAATCATCCAGTTATTCTTACTAGGTTTTATTTGTTGTCTTGAGATAGCCAAAGGCTGCCTATTTGATAATTAATCTTTTCTGCCTGTTCCGGTCTAAAttgaagtttcttttcctttgtttcttttcagttacattttCCGACTGAGCTGTACACGACTTGGTCAGTGGGCCATTGGTTATGTTACTGCAGATGGGAACATTCTTCAGACAATCCCCCACAACAAACCTCTTTTTCAAGCACTGATTGATGGCTTCAGGGAAGGCTTGTAAGTAACTGTATCGACAtgaaattttttgcttttttgcccttttttatTGTGAGTTTGTTTTATGCATCTTAATCCTGTGATAAGGTCTTGAAATCAGTTGAATGTTGAAATGATTCCTCTGGATTCCTAACACATTATCTACTTTATGGTAGAGACAATATGTTTCAGAGGTCAAGAAACCTTTGTTGGCATCGCTAAGCCTCTTTTGCACATCTCtcagttcttcctttttgttttgacCTCAGTTCAGCACAACACTTCAAACCCATCCCATTGATGTCAGTGGAATAATTCATATGCTTAACTATTTTGGCACTCAAGAATACTCAGACAGATATCTTTTGAACTGTGTATCTCTATTCTCCTTTGCAGTTGTAGAGAATAAGTGTTTGTCAGCATTTCCCTTATCTTGACTTCTTTTCCAGTTGGGTCTTAAACCCATGTCACAACAACTGAAATTACAACCTCAGTTTTCTTACTCTGAATATTACAGTTTCACTGTATGGTGCTTTAAGAAGAGAGGGCTGGGTCCATAACCTTCtgtttgtaaaacaaacaaacaaacaaagttGCCAGGAGGGTAAacaagcttctttttttctgttttcaagaatGACATGTTTGTTTTTGGTCTGATAGGAAAGTTATTCCAAAACTTTATTTGAATTTGAAACACCTtgaattttttccccttacttACCAGCcttattccttctttcttcctccacccTGAAAAGAAACCTTATATGTGTGTTCTTGTGCctatatgcacatatatagagaactttttttctccaactgCTTGCAGTTATTTATTTCCTGATGGCCGGAATCAGAATCCTGACTTGACTGGCTTGTGTGAGCCCACACCTCAGGACCACATTAAAGTTACACAGGTGAGCAGCCCGTCCAACTTGCTTGCTTTGTTCCCGACTTCTGGCCTCCTTAGCTATTTATATAATTTCTGTCATACAAACCAGTGTCCTGAAggcttgtttttaaagctgctgTATTGCATCTTGTAGGAGTGGTAGAAATCTTTGAATGATATAAGTGGGGAGAGGAGATTGCAAAGGTTAAATAAAGCTTCACTAACAGATTTTAAGATATTTGTTTAGTGTTCTATCAAACACTCATTCTTCTGTACCATCTAGCATGTCTGTGCCTGTGGACCTTGCTTTTCTAAGCTGTTCTTGGGACATTTAAATAAGTGTGGGATAACTTTCaagtacacttttttttttcaaagcttgaCAGATATATCTAGCACATAAAATCACAGTGCAATCTTCTCACACTTCTGCTCTGTTGTACtatgtttttgtgtttggaaTTTATTTACTTCTTCCTGCAAATCTTGTGTTGAATTTCTTGTAGCTATGACTAATCAGGCATGTTATTTTGCAGTATCAACAGTGTCGATCTTTCTTTCCCCAAGGAACAATATGAATTGTATTGCGAGATGGGCTCCACGTTCCAGCTGTGTAAAATCTGTGCGGAAAATGACAAGGATGTGAAGATTGAACCATGTGGCCATCTGATGTGCACTTCCTGTCTCACTGCATGGCAGGTTAGGCATTGCCCTCTTGTTACTCTCCCAGCGAGATGGTGGTTACTCTTTTGCAAAAGAAGtatatattctttcttctcaAAACTGTTTAGTTTCTTCCAGGTATGGAAATTAGGTGGTggaactgaaaacaaactcaTGTTACAATAATACCAGTGCATCAGTGCCAACTTCACGTGTCCAGGGAGAAGCTGGTCAGATGCCTGACCTCTTAATTGAGGAATAGGCAAGAAGTCTACTTTTTCTACTGTGGAGAGAAAACCCTCTATATTTATAGCATAAAttgcctttctctcttcctcacaGTCAAAATGTACCTCAAcatgaaatgtttaaaactcTTTGTATGTTTTCCGTGGATTTCATGTCTGCATCATAGTGGCGGTTATAACGTAtcccttctttcctctgaagGAATCAGAAGGCCAGGGTTGTCCTTTTTGCCGCTGTGAAATCAAAGGAACGGAGCCGATTGTTGTAGACCCATTTGAtcccagaggaggaggaggattatCACGGCAAGGTGCAGAAGGAACTCCTTCACCCaattatgatgatgatgatgatgacagAGCTGATGATTCCCTCTTCATGATGAAAGAATTAGCTGGTACCAAAGTAAGGATACTTGACTGTGTGCTAGTGGATGTGGCAGCGTTTACCGAGACTGTGTGTTCTCCGTCAGTTTTCTGCGATCTCAGTGTCTTGTGCGCACGAGGTTGGTCAGACTTCACAAGAGAAAGGATTTTAGTCAGTGTACAGAGGGTGAAATAAACAGGGATTTAGGTTTAGCTGCACACTGCCAGTTCAGTTAAACGGTACTGGTCACGCTTCAAAATCTGTGACCTGTGTGTAGTCTTGGAAGGTGGGGTCTTGGTCAGCTATTTGAAGAGTGAAAGACCTGAGTTCGGTGATTAGAACATAAGGTCTAGGTTTATAACACTTCCCTGCATACTTAGCAGTGCTGCTTTTGATTTATTAGCCATAGTTCGCTCATATCAGcagaaattaattcattttcctCAGTGATGAATATAATTAACCAGATAATAGTCTTTTCAAGGTTCTGATGACTAGCTGGGTAGAGGGCAGGCAATTTTGCTGAGGAAGTCAATTTGACTGTCATGTTTTAATGTGGTGTCTGACAGATTTGTATAATAAAGGTCTGATAACTCCCTACCATCACTGCTACTTCCTTCCAGGAGATGTGTACAAGAAAGGCATTCTTTATGGAtcactgcatatatatatgtatatatgtattttaaatctcattGCTCCTCTTGCATATCTGCACTTAGCATTGTTCTGCTGCATAGGAAAGTGATCCTGAATTTGACTAATTCTTAATAACTGAATCTACTAAAATAAGCTGCTTTTCCTTGCGAGAAAGAATCCTTTACTCTGGTTTACTTACCACTGATCAGACTTCTCTTTAACTTCTACCCTGTGAAATAATGTATTAAATTACAGTCTGTGTTTCTGGAGATTGTTTTTGTATACATAGCTTGGGGAAGCAAAGCACGGTTTCCTTGATGTGACATCCTGTTGTGGTTTGCAGTAGGCTTGTATTCTCTATTTGCTGGCACTAGTGAGTTCAAATGTGTGTAAAGCTTTTCAAAGTTACAAAGCACCAGCCtttcttgtaaaataaattttataaagaagaagaaaataggtACTATTCTGATTTGTTAGAtggaaaaacagatttccagaGACAAAAATGGAAGTTTTCATGTATGCTAACGATTGCTACAAGTACAGTGACACTGTAGTAAAGCAGTTTGCACAGTGGTGACTGCGATGCTAAgttttttctgcagcagatCATGCCCTCTGGtgtcaaaaggaaaacaagcttGCTACTATTTGCATGCTGGTAAGACAGATTTGTCACTCTAGGAAAACAGCTTGTCTTTTATTGTGCCATTGCTAAATGTTCATTTGTGGTTGTATACCACAGTTAAGCCCACTGGTGATCTTCAAGGTTTGTTGCAGTCAAGCGTTGTTGTGTTGTGACAGTGCCTTCATATGCTTGTGTATGGTTGTAATTAATATAGTCACTTGTTACTGGTAACGATAGTGAAGGTAGTGCCAGTCAGGGAACTTGAAAGCAATAGGAGCTAACCTCTGTAGAGGAAAGGAGCTTTGCTGgattttatcattttctctctttttttttctttttcttttttttttctttttcaggtcgAGCGTCCTCCTTCTCCATTCTCAGTAGCTCCACAGGCCACCCTTCCTCCTGTGCCACCACGACTGGATCTTTTGCAGCAGCGGGTGTCCAATCCACCTGGGGCTTCCAGTCCTGGGACTACTTCAAAGGTAAAACACTCTTTGCCCTTTCCGGTATTATGCTGGGGGGATGTATTGTTCTGGTGAACCCTTCACGTTCTCTGTGACATCCCTAAATTCTTTcacatgtgtttttttttcttctttcttttccacgTCCTGTCAGGGTGCCTTTCCTTCCGTTCCCGCATGAGAACCCAATCTGTCCTGAaaacaaatgcttcctttgtaaatccatgctTGGAGAGTCCCTATTTCCCATCTAGAGGGTCTGTCTTTCTTCCCACTCCTCCATGCTATTGCCAGCAAGCAGATAGGTATAACTGGAAGTACTTGGTCACTTAGGCTGACTGGTGCCGTCCTGATGAAGTACCAAATTATCCTTGTTAGGAGTATCTTCACTGATTTTTAACCTCAGGCATTGGTGCCTATGCCCCGTGGGTTTTACAttattctgctgctttccaggctGCTCCAGGTACACTTCACAAGGATAAACCTTTGCCAATCCCACCAACGCTCCGAGATCTGCCCCCGCCACCCCCTCCGGACAGGCCACATTGTATCGGAACTGAGAGTCGACCTCAGAGACGTCCCCTGCCCTGCACACCGGGAGACTGCCCTTCGAGAGACAAACTACCCCCCGTGCCCTCTAACCGTCAGGGCGAGCCGTGGCCATCCCGACCAATTCCAAAAGCCCCGTCTGTAGCTCTCGGCCCTGGTGACCCTTGGGCTGGGAGAGAACTGTCAAACAGGCACTCGCTTCCCTTCTCCTTGCCCTCTCAGATGGATTCCAGGGCTGATACTCATCGACTTGGGAGCACGCTCAGCCTGGACAACCCAGTGGTGAGTAGACATATTTTGTGAGGAATTAAATCCTCCAGTGTGCCATGTCTTTGTAGTTTACATCTCAATAGGATGATGGCAAGGGAGAGACATCACATATTTGGGCCATTTTGAAGACAACCAGAAAGGTAGTGGCAGATGCCAGGCAAAGGAGAATAATGTGAGGACTTCTTAGGGATGTGCTTTTGTGCCTCTTGGGAGCAAGGCTGAAATCCCAGTTCATCTTTCGTGGTTACATTGAGCAACTGTCAGCTACAATTTCATGATCACTGTTGGCCTTTGAATTTTGAACAACCAGGAATATTTTggtatgaaggaaaaaatgttttttactcTCTTCAGGCTTCAGTCCTATGAAACCTGCATGCAGTAGTAATGATTAGTTTAACCTAGTAAAATCTGAGTTAAATTTGGGTCTGTTAACTATTACCAATGTCACAATGTATAACATAGTAGTCCAACATACTGTTCTCAAAGAAATCTcaaacagttttgctttctttgatttcacCCCactattgtttctttttaaacccTTCAACTTTCTAAAATTGAAAGCGCATACATTTTAGCCGGATTGCCTAAGAAAGCAACACTTGTGCAGTCATTCTGTCTCCATACGTGTAGGCTTGTCTACatcctttttcctcttgtgcCTCGTTAACTGTTTGGCCTTTTGGCCAGGATCAGCTGAGTTTGACAAAGCCATTGGAGCCTCAAAGAAATTGAAATTCTTGCAGTTTTTCTGTAAACAGGCAGTTGGCTAGAGGAGAAAAACCCTGTCTGTGCCCTCCCTGAGGGAAAGCTCTCATAAAACTACTGGGTTTTTAAGGTGTCAGAAAATCCTTTTGAATAAGTGGTATAGATACCTGAGGGAAGTTGCTTCTTTCCTCAAGAGGATATGTTGAATGACTGGCTGACAGCTTTGCCACTGTGCTGATAGACATCGTGTATCTAATTCCTagtttggaatttttttctttcagagcttGAGCAGTGGTCCACCAGCAACCTCAGAGTGTGAGCACCCCAAAATTAAACCCTCCTCATCTGCCAATGCTATCTACTCCTTAGCTGCCAGGTGTGTTGTTTTTGAACAAAGgtacttttttttgtaatagtaGAAAGGTAATTTGTAGGTCTCTCTCCATGCTGGTGCCAAGGATAAAATTTAACACAACTCTGTCAGCCTAAGTTTCCATCTTTGAAGAATTATTAAAACCCACAGTCAAAAAAAGTTAGATGAAATCAGTATCTTATTTTAggtcttggggggggggttagttACCTTTGACTGTGGTAATAGGAAACAGACTTGTGTATGGTTTCTAAATCACTTTTTTGATACATAAGAGTGTGAAATGGGTACTCAAGTCATGCGACAGAACTGCAGGTACAGCACAGCTATTCTTTGGCTGCTTGCACTGGATCAGGCTACAGTTTCCATTAGCTCTTTGGTAAACTCACTTCCAAATTGGTCTTTCTAAATATAGTGTGAAGCAGGTGATGTAAAATGTGTGTATGATATTGTCGGCTTCCTTTCACACGATGACTTTGTGCCGGCATGACCTTGCAGCTGGGCTGCTGAGAATCCTGAAAGTTCTTTCTCTGGAGagaatccattttaaaatgactgttgCTGCTTCAGCTGTGGGTTTGAAAGGCTGCTCTGATATTAATTAGATTTGacttaaatgtttttctagggtttctctcttgtttcttttgccTCTAGACCACTGCCTGTACCAAAACTGCCACCTGGGGAACAGTCGGAAAGTGATGAAGACACTGAATACATGTCACCATCCTCTCTGCCTGTGGTGCCTGCAGGTCCTGCTGTACAAAAACCAGAGCTCAAAATGCCTTTGGAAATGACTCCAAGTTTACGGTGAGATTCTGTGTGTATGTACTGTGCTTCCTCTTCATGCCTCCAGGGAAGCACATTTGTTTACTAGGGTGGAGATTTTGTCTGCTGTTCGCTGACTTCCCCCATTGATACTCACCAGATTTAGAATAACATAGCAAACTGTAAATGACACGCagccacttctttttttttccagaaacctTTTATAGTCATTAAAGGAGTCACATAACCACTCCCACCTCTTTCTGCTGGTAGTCCTTTGACAGCAGTGGCAGCCACAGAAATCCAAAATTACATTAAAGGGTTGTTTTCTGGTGGTATCAAACTCTTTTGAGTTGGTCTGTTATATTGCAGTAGACAATATTAGAGCATTCACAGGAGCAAATATTCTCTTGCAAAATGGTggtgttttcattttggagcaGGGATGAATGCAGAATCTCAGGCATGGTATCTAGGTGATGATTGACCGCTGTCACTTATCTGAAGGGTAACgtgctttctcttcctcagaaCATTAGAGTGTGACCCACAAACGGATGGCTGTATGTATGAGGCAATGTACAACATTCACTCCCAGGCAACGTCCTCTGCTTTAGAGACTGTTAACACTTCTGGTGAGTGggcttgcttaaaaaaaaaaacaaaacacctaaATGAAATGTTACTTGCTTTTACTGTCGAAATAGTTAGGATGTATGTGGAAACACTTGGTTCTGTGTACTTCAAACTGTATGTGGGGTTGTTGCTGAGAAGCCTAGTTGGAATGAACTGTAAAAGTGTTCAgcagttgtttaaaaaattgctgtttGGAAGATCTTGTTTTCTGGACTTAGCTGCtgtgagcagctgcagcagcagtcagCCCATATCTATCATAAGCAATTTTAATCCTAGGGCAGTTTAATTCCTTACCTTCTGGAAAGAGCTTCCTCTAAATTTGGGCTTTTGGCAGTACAGCCGTAGTTCTGTGTTCTGTCAGTGTTTGCAGACTACCGGGGAACACAGAGTCTGCCCTGAGGGACAGGGACTCTGTTCAGTCCCAGAGCTCAGAACATGTCTCTTATTCTAGATGAAGGGGATTTGGCAGCAGCCACTGCCAGCAATGGCCCTGCAgaatcagaaaatgaagaagatgGCTATGATATTCCGAAGCCACCACTACCAGTTGCTATTGCTCGTCGTACACTGTCTGATATCTCCAATGCCACGCCCGCCTTCAGCCGAATGTCTTTGGAAAACGACCCTGTAACAGGTTAGAGAACATCCATATTGCAGATATTGTAGTGGTTACTGTTAACTTGCTGTGCACATTTGAAATTTCTCTGACACTGACTCAAGGTTTTCTATGTAGGCTGTATAATCACTTCTACAATGCAGAATTACACTGTTTTTTACATGTTAGGTTTGGCGCACATCTTGGAATGTAATAGTTTGGTCATTTAAATCAGTGAATTAGCAAATCACTCTAAACCACAATTAGCGAAACCTCTCCTCAGCTTAAAGGGTATGCCTTAAACCACTGTATCCTACAAGGCATAAGATGTATTTTGTACCAGGGCATGAAATAGACCTTCAGAACCTAAACAGGCTTGTTTATTACTGTGCAACTAAAAGCTGAGATGACTGGCGCTACACCGCTACTGAGCTGGCTCAGTCCTGGGTGCAGTTGTTGCCAGCAGATGGCACACGCGCCCTTTTTGATACTGCCAGTTCCTTTGCACAGGGACCTAGTGGCTCTCCAAGGTCAGCTTTTTGTCCCCAGGGAGTAGAGGACATCCTGTCCTTCTGGCTCTGAGGCACATTCTCTGGGGGAAAACCAAAGCCTTGTCTCTGAGGGCCTTTCTGAATAATGCTTGACTTATTTCCTATAACTGCCCAGTGGCTCTGAAGGAAGTGCTGAAACTCTTTCCTGTTGAGGGGCTTTCAGCATGTCTAAACTCTCTGGCAATTTGCCAAGTTAGAGGAGtgaatttcttccttctggAGGCAGCCAGGAGGCAGAACCTCCTGTACCGAAGACCATTTGCCCCAGCACTCCAGCAGCTCCCTTTCCCTGAGCTTGTTCTTGTTCTGCTCAGAGAAGAGCGGTGGAGTTTAGCTTTTGCCACTCCTCCCTGCCCCGCTTTTTGTGTCTTTCACTGTCTGTAG is from Rhea pennata isolate bPtePen1 chromosome 24, bPtePen1.pri, whole genome shotgun sequence and encodes:
- the CBL gene encoding E3 ubiquitin-protein ligase CBL isoform X2 — encoded protein: MSAPLKKGPGGLIGLMKDAFQPHHHHLGPHQPGAVDKKMVEKCWKLMDKVVRLCQNPKLALKNSPPYILDLLPDTYQHLRTILSRYEGKMETLGENEYFRVFMENLMKKTKQTISLFKEGKERMYEENSQPRRNLTKLSLIFSHMLAELKGIFPSGLFQGDTFRITKADAAEFWRKAFGEKTIVPWKSFRQALHEVHPISSGLEAMALKSTIDLTCNDYISVFEFDIFTRLFQPWSSLLRNWNSLAVTHPGYMAFLTYDEVKARLQKFIHKPGSYIFRLSCTRLGQWAIGYVTADGNILQTIPHNKPLFQALIDGFREGFYLFPDGRNQNPDLTGLCEPTPQDHIKVTQEQYELYCEMGSTFQLCKICAENDKDVKIEPCGHLMCTSCLTAWQESEGQGCPFCRCEIKGTEPIVVDPFDPRGGGGLSRQGAEGTPSPNYDDDDDDRADDSLFMMKELAGTKVERPPSPFSVAPQATLPPVPPRLDLLQQRVSNPPGASSPGTTSKAAPGTLHKDKPLPIPPTLRDLPPPPPPDRPHCIGTESRPQRRPLPCTPGDCPSRDKLPPVPSNRQGEPWPSRPIPKAPSVALGPGDPWAGRELSNRHSLPFSLPSQMDSRADTHRLGSTLSLDNPVSLSSGPPATSECEHPKIKPSSSANAIYSLAARPLPVPKLPPGEQSESDEDTEYMSPSSLPVVPAGPAVQKPELKMPLEMTPSLRTLECDPQTDGCMYEAMYNIHSQATSSALETVNTSDEGDLAAATASNGPAESENEEDGYDIPKPPLPVAIARRTLSDISNATPAFSRMSLENDPVTGFSDGSQVPERPPKPLPRRINSERKAGSCQPGGASSGTNASLQLSSHKESRKYLVQNEPGTKRVGPECVSA
- the CBL gene encoding E3 ubiquitin-protein ligase CBL isoform X1, with product MSAPLKKGPGGLIGLMKDAFQPHHHHLGPHQPGAVDKKMVEKCWKLMDKVVRLCQNPKLALKNSPPYILDLLPDTYQHLRTILSRYEGKMETLGENEYFRVFMENLMKKTKQTISLFKEGKERMYEENSQPRRNLTKLSLIFSHMLAELKGIFPSGLFQGDTFRITKADAAEFWRKAFGEKTIVPWKSFRQALHEVHPISSGLEAMALKSTIDLTCNDYISVFEFDIFTRLFQPWSSLLRNWNSLAVTHPGYMAFLTYDEVKARLQKFIHKPGSYIFRLSCTRLGQWAIGYVTADGNILQTIPHNKPLFQALIDGFREGFYLFPDGRNQNPDLTGLCEPTPQDHIKVTQEQYELYCEMGSTFQLCKICAENDKDVKIEPCGHLMCTSCLTAWQESEGQGCPFCRCEIKGTEPIVVDPFDPRGGGGLSRQGAEGTPSPNYDDDDDDRADDSLFMMKELAGTKVERPPSPFSVAPQATLPPVPPRLDLLQQRVSNPPGASSPGTTSKAAPGTLHKDKPLPIPPTLRDLPPPPPPDRPHCIGTESRPQRRPLPCTPGDCPSRDKLPPVPSNRQGEPWPSRPIPKAPSVALGPGDPWAGRELSNRHSLPFSLPSQMDSRADTHRLGSTLSLDNPVSLSSGPPATSECEHPKIKPSSSANAIYSLAARPLPVPKLPPGEQSESDEDTEYMSPSSLPVVPAGPAVQKPELKMPLEMTPSLRTLECDPQTDGCMYEAMYNIHSQATSSALETVNTSDEGDLAAATASNGPAESENEEDGYDIPKPPLPVAIARRTLSDISNATPAFSRMSLENDPVTGFSDGSQVPERPPKPLPRRINSERKAGSCQPGGASSGTNASLQLSSEIENLMSQGYSYQDIQKALVIAHNNIEMAKNILREFVSISSPAHVAT